The proteins below are encoded in one region of Ascaphus truei isolate aAscTru1 chromosome 10, aAscTru1.hap1, whole genome shotgun sequence:
- the DIPK1A gene encoding divergent protein kinase domain 1A has product MARLSYLRIKYLFFSWLAVFIGSWVIYVRYNTYTELCRGHDCKTTICDKYKKGIIDGSACDGLCAKETLYFGKCLSTRPNNQLYLGIWGNLEGVIKCQMEDALHLDFGTELEPRKEIILFDKPTRGTTVQKFKEMVHSLFKTKLGDQGNLRELVNLILAAADGNKDGHVSLPEAKSAWALLQLNEFLLMVILQDKEHTPKLLGFCGDLYVTERVPYTSLYGISLPWVLEVFVPHGLRKRMDQWFTPSWPRKAKIVIGLLEFVEDIFHGPYGNFLMCDVSAKNFGYNDKYDLKMVDMRKIVPEMSLKELIKDRPCESDSDCIYGTDCSTVCDPSKMKCSADVTQPNLAKVCLLVKDYMLRGAPSEIREELEKHIYSCIALKAAAMHMEMEHSLILNNLKALLWKKISHTNDS; this is encoded by the exons GCTCGCCTTTCATACCTGCGGATTAAGTATCTCTTCTTTTCGTGGCTCGCTGTATTTATAGGCAGTTGGGTTATATATGTTCGCTATAACACTTACACGGAGCTCTGCAGGGGACATGATTGCAAGACAACCATA TGTGATAAATATAAGAAAGGAATTATTGATGGATCAGCCTGCGACGGCCTCTGTGCTAAGGAAACACTTTATTTTGGAAAGTGTCTATCAACCCGACCCAACAATCAG CTGTATTTAGGAATCTGGGGGAACTTGGAAGGCGTGATAAAATGTCAGATGGAGGATGCGCTTCATCTAGACTTTGGCACTGAACTGGAGCCAAGAAAAGAAATTATACTATTTGATAAACCAACACGAGGCACCACAGTCCAAAAATTCAAAGAAATGGTGCATAGTCTTTTCAAA ACTAAATTGGGTGACCAAGGCAATCTCCGTGAGCTAGTAAACCTTATCCTGGCAGCTGCTGATGGAAATAAGGATGGCCATGTTTCCCTCCCAGAAGCCAAGTCCGCCTGGGCACTTCTACAGCTCAATGAGTTCTTGTTGATGGTGATCCTACAAGATAAAGAACACACGCCAAAGCTGCTAGGATTCTGTGGGGATCTGTATGTAACTGAGCGAGTTCCATACACTTCCCTCTATGGAATAAGTCTCCCATGGGTCCTTGAAGTATTTGTTCCCCATGGCCTCAGAAAACGTATGGACCAGTGGTTCACCCCATCCTGGCCAAGGAAGGCTAAGATAGTTATAGGTCTTCTGGAGTTTGTGGAAGACATTTTTCATGGACCTTATGGGAATTTTCTCATGTGTGACGTAAGTGCCAAAAACTTTGGTTATAACGATAAATATGACCTGAAAATGGTAGACATGAGAAAAATAGTACCTGAGATGAGTCTGAAGGAATTAATCAAAGACCGGCCTTGCGAGTCTGACTCGGACTGTATTTATGGTACCGACTGCAGCACTGTATGCGACCCAAGTAAAATGAAGTGCTCTGCAGACGTAACCCAACCAAACCTGGCTAAAGTGTGCCTGTTGGTGAAAGACTATATGCTCCGCGGAGCTCCTTCTGAAATCCGAGAGGAGCTGGAGAAACATATTTACTCTTGTATTGCCCTGAAAGCTGCAGCTATGCACATGGAGATGGAACATTCATTAATATTAAACAATTTGAAAGCTCTTTTATGGAAGAAAATTTCACATACCAACGATTCCTAA